Proteins from a single region of Pseudomonas phenolilytica:
- the argS gene encoding arginine--tRNA ligase: MKDSIRHLIQQALDRLTADGVLPAGLSPTIQVENTKDKSHGDFASNIAMMLAKPAGLKPRELAEKLIAALPQDAQVSKVEIAGPGFLNFFQNTAALAERLEAALADPQLAVRKVGAAQRVVIDLSSPNLAKEMHVGHLRSTIIGDAVARVLTFLGDDVIRQNHVGDWGTQFGMLLAYLEEQPAAAESELADLEQFYRAAKKRFDESAEFADRARELVVRLQAGDAECLRLWQRFNDVSLSHCQAVYDRLGVSLSPADVKGESAYNAELPGIVEALRTKGLLTEDDGAQCVFLDEFKNAEGNPLPVIVQKAGGGYLYATTDLAAMRYRSQVLHADRVLYFVDQRQALHFQMAFEVARRAGFVHDGMQLEHMGFGTMNGADGRPFKTRDGGTVKLIDLLDEAEQRAYSLVKEKNPELDESELRQIARAVGISAVKYADLSKHRTSDYRFNFELMLSFEGNTAPYLLYAYTRVASVFRKLGKGIDEITGRIRLEAEQELALAARLAQFGEVLNNVAAKGEPHQLCSYLYDLAGLFSSFYEHCPILGADEPAQKDSRLRLAALTGKTLKQGLELLGLEPLERM, from the coding sequence ATGAAAGACAGCATTCGCCACCTGATCCAGCAAGCCCTCGACCGCCTGACCGCCGACGGCGTGCTGCCTGCTGGCCTGAGCCCGACGATCCAGGTGGAAAACACCAAGGACAAGAGCCACGGCGACTTCGCCAGCAACATCGCGATGATGCTGGCCAAGCCCGCCGGCCTGAAGCCGCGTGAACTGGCCGAGAAGCTGATCGCCGCGCTGCCGCAGGATGCTCAGGTCAGCAAGGTGGAGATCGCCGGCCCGGGCTTTCTCAACTTCTTCCAGAACACCGCTGCCCTTGCCGAACGCCTTGAGGCGGCCCTGGCCGATCCGCAGCTGGCGGTGCGCAAAGTCGGCGCAGCGCAGCGCGTGGTGATCGATCTGTCGTCGCCGAACCTGGCCAAGGAAATGCACGTCGGCCACCTGCGCTCGACCATCATCGGTGACGCCGTCGCGCGCGTGCTGACCTTCCTCGGCGACGACGTGATCCGGCAGAACCACGTCGGTGACTGGGGCACCCAGTTCGGCATGCTGCTGGCCTATCTGGAGGAGCAGCCGGCGGCCGCCGAAAGCGAGCTGGCCGATCTCGAGCAGTTCTACCGCGCGGCGAAGAAGCGCTTCGACGAATCCGCCGAGTTCGCCGACCGCGCCCGCGAGCTGGTGGTTCGCCTGCAAGCCGGCGATGCCGAGTGCCTGCGTCTGTGGCAGCGCTTCAACGACGTCTCACTGAGCCACTGCCAAGCCGTCTATGACCGCCTCGGCGTCAGCCTGAGTCCGGCCGACGTCAAGGGTGAGAGCGCCTATAACGCCGAGCTGCCGGGCATCGTCGAGGCCCTGCGCACGAAAGGCTTGCTGACCGAGGACGACGGTGCCCAGTGCGTGTTCCTCGACGAGTTCAAGAACGCCGAGGGCAACCCGCTGCCGGTGATCGTGCAGAAGGCCGGTGGAGGCTACCTCTACGCCACCACCGACCTCGCCGCCATGCGTTATCGCAGCCAGGTGCTACACGCCGATCGCGTGCTGTATTTCGTCGACCAGCGCCAGGCGCTGCATTTTCAGATGGCCTTCGAAGTGGCGCGGCGCGCTGGCTTCGTGCATGACGGCATGCAGCTGGAGCACATGGGCTTCGGCACCATGAACGGTGCCGATGGCCGGCCGTTCAAGACTCGCGACGGCGGCACCGTGAAGCTGATCGATCTGCTGGATGAAGCCGAGCAACGCGCCTATAGCCTGGTGAAGGAGAAGAATCCGGAGCTCGATGAAAGCGAGCTGCGCCAGATCGCCCGTGCCGTGGGTATCAGCGCGGTGAAATACGCCGACCTGTCCAAGCACCGCACCAGCGACTACCGCTTCAACTTCGAGTTGATGCTCAGCTTCGAAGGCAACACCGCGCCATACCTGCTGTATGCCTACACCCGCGTGGCCAGCGTGTTCCGCAAGCTGGGCAAAGGCATCGATGAAATCACCGGCCGCATCCGACTGGAAGCCGAGCAGGAGCTGGCGCTGGCCGCCCGCCTCGCGCAGTTCGGCGAAGTGCTGAACAATGTTGCCGCCAAAGGCGAACCGCACCAGCTGTGCAGCTACCTCTATGACCTGGCCGGGCTGTTCTCCAGCTTCTACGAGCATTGCCCGATCCTCGGCGCCGACGAGCCGGCGCAGAAAGACAGCCGCCTGCGTCTGGCGGCCCTGACCGGCAAAACCCTCAAGCAGGGCCTGGAGCTGCTCGGCCTGGAACCGCTGGAGCGGATGTAA
- a CDS encoding primosomal protein N': MPTTILRLALPSPLRRLFDYLPPAGCAIAALQPGVRLRVPFGRREVVGVLVELSDHSEVPEAKLKPALELLDRQPLLPVALFRLCLWAAQYYQHSLGDTFSWALPALLRQGEAAEARQERFWQLAEGARADDPRLARAPRQREALKTIAQHPHGVPHSLLGKLQLNRDSLELLLDKRLLRIDSRRRSQSRSHSGSWLLQSELALNSEQRAAFEAIRAGLGGFQAFLLAGVTGSGKTEVYLQLIHQVLAAGKQALVLIPEINLGPQTLARFEQRFNARIALLHSSVNDRERLDAWLAARDGEADIVIGTRSALFTPLKNPGLIIIDEEHDASYKQQEGLRYHARDLALLRARQENLPIVLGSATPSLESLHNAHAGRYALLKLTRRAGGAQPPRFLRLDVKSRPLDSGISGPLQQAIAQTLAAGQQVLVFLNRRGFAPTLLCHDCGWLSQCPRCDARMTLHQRHHELRCHHCGHVERPPSNCPQCAKVDLRPVGAGTERAEERLGILFPDYPVLRIDRDSTARKGAMEQLFGTINRGEPCLLVGTQMLAKGHHFPRVTLVAILDADGGLFSADFRASERMAQLIVQVAGRAGRAEEPGRVIIQTHLADHPLLVQLTEQGYFAFAEQALSERRAAGLPPFSHLALLRAEAHRPGQAEEFLEQACSLAERLLDELQLSGIELLGPVPAPMERRAGRYRAQLLLQGNSRAPLHRLMSAWLVQLEQLPGGRAVRWSLDVDPIDLF, translated from the coding sequence GTGCCCACGACCATCCTTCGCCTGGCCCTACCCTCGCCGCTGCGCCGCCTGTTCGACTATCTGCCGCCGGCCGGCTGCGCAATCGCCGCGCTGCAACCGGGGGTGCGCCTGCGCGTGCCCTTCGGCCGGCGCGAGGTGGTGGGCGTACTGGTCGAGCTGTCCGACCACAGTGAAGTGCCGGAGGCGAAGCTCAAGCCGGCACTCGAACTGCTCGACCGCCAGCCGCTGCTGCCGGTCGCATTGTTCCGACTCTGTCTGTGGGCCGCCCAGTATTACCAGCATAGCCTGGGCGACACCTTCAGCTGGGCATTGCCGGCACTGCTGCGTCAGGGCGAGGCGGCGGAAGCGCGGCAGGAGCGTTTCTGGCAGCTGGCCGAAGGCGCCCGCGCCGACGATCCGCGCCTGGCACGCGCGCCGCGCCAGCGTGAAGCGCTCAAGACCATCGCCCAGCACCCGCACGGCGTACCGCACAGCCTGCTCGGCAAGCTGCAGCTGAACCGCGACAGCCTCGAACTGTTGCTGGACAAACGCCTGCTGCGCATCGACAGCCGGCGCCGCAGCCAGTCGCGCAGCCACAGCGGCAGTTGGCTGCTGCAATCGGAGCTGGCACTCAACAGCGAACAGCGCGCGGCCTTCGAGGCCATCCGTGCCGGACTGGGCGGCTTCCAAGCGTTTCTACTCGCCGGCGTTACCGGCAGCGGCAAGACCGAGGTCTATCTGCAGCTGATCCATCAGGTGCTCGCCGCCGGCAAACAGGCACTGGTGCTGATTCCGGAAATCAATCTCGGGCCGCAGACGCTGGCGCGCTTCGAGCAGCGCTTCAACGCCCGCATCGCCCTGCTGCACTCCAGCGTGAACGACCGCGAGCGCCTGGATGCCTGGCTCGCAGCACGCGACGGCGAAGCGGATATCGTCATCGGTACGCGCTCTGCGCTGTTCACGCCGCTGAAGAACCCCGGCCTTATCATCATCGATGAGGAACACGACGCCTCCTATAAACAGCAGGAGGGGCTGCGCTACCACGCCCGCGACCTCGCCCTGCTGCGCGCCCGCCAGGAGAATCTGCCGATCGTGCTCGGCTCGGCCACGCCGTCGCTGGAGAGCCTGCACAACGCCCACGCTGGCCGCTACGCCCTGCTCAAGCTGACCCGTCGCGCCGGTGGCGCCCAGCCACCACGTTTCCTGCGCCTGGACGTCAAGAGCCGCCCACTCGATTCAGGCATCTCCGGCCCGCTGCAGCAGGCGATCGCGCAGACCCTGGCGGCCGGCCAGCAAGTGCTGGTGTTCCTCAACCGCCGCGGCTTCGCCCCCACACTGCTGTGCCACGACTGCGGCTGGCTCAGCCAGTGCCCGCGCTGCGATGCGCGCATGACCCTGCACCAGCGCCACCACGAACTGCGCTGCCACCATTGCGGACATGTCGAACGCCCGCCGAGCAATTGCCCACAGTGCGCCAAGGTCGATCTGCGCCCGGTGGGCGCCGGTACCGAACGCGCCGAGGAGCGGCTCGGCATTCTCTTTCCCGATTACCCGGTGCTGCGCATCGATCGCGACAGCACCGCGCGCAAGGGCGCGATGGAGCAGCTGTTCGGCACCATCAACCGCGGAGAGCCGTGTCTGCTGGTCGGCACACAGATGCTCGCCAAGGGCCACCATTTTCCGCGGGTGACGCTGGTAGCGATCCTGGACGCCGATGGCGGGTTGTTCTCCGCCGATTTTCGCGCCAGCGAACGCATGGCGCAGCTGATCGTCCAGGTCGCCGGACGCGCCGGACGCGCCGAGGAACCCGGGCGCGTGATCATTCAGACCCATCTGGCCGATCATCCGCTGCTCGTGCAGCTCACCGAACAAGGCTATTTCGCTTTCGCCGAGCAGGCGCTTTCCGAGCGGCGCGCCGCCGGTCTGCCACCATTCAGCCATCTCGCACTGCTGCGGGCCGAGGCGCACCGGCCGGGTCAGGCGGAAGAATTTCTCGAACAGGCCTGCAGTCTGGCCGAACGACTACTGGACGAACTGCAGCTCAGCGGCATCGAGCTGCTCGGCCCGGTGCCCGCACCGATGGAACGCCGCGCCGGACGCTATCGCGCACAGCTGCTGCTGCAAGGTAACAGCCGCGCGCCACTGCACCGCCTGATGAGCGCCTGGCTGGTGCAGCTCGAGCAGCTGCCGGGCGGACGGGCGGTGCGCTGGTCGCTGGATGTCGATCCGATCGATCTTTTCTAG
- the rpmE gene encoding 50S ribosomal protein L31: MKADIHPNYVEIDATCSCGNVIKTRSTLGKNLNIDVCSECHPFYTGKQKVLDTGGRIDRFKQRFGVFGAK; the protein is encoded by the coding sequence ATGAAAGCCGATATCCATCCGAACTACGTCGAAATCGACGCCACCTGCAGCTGCGGCAACGTCATCAAGACTCGCTCCACGCTGGGCAAGAACCTGAACATCGACGTGTGCTCCGAATGCCACCCGTTCTACACCGGCAAGCAGAAGGTACTGGATACCGGCGGCCGTATCGATCGCTTCAAGCAGCGTTTCGGTGTGTTCGGCGCCAAGTAA
- a CDS encoding thermonuclease family protein — MQFSEYMKKASLVGAFFVSVTCSLSVQAFCPAPERLPQFAVAQVIDGDTLRLTDGRSVRLIGLNTPELGRKGRAAEPLADAARSHLQQLVKASDGRLGLRMGGEARDRYGRVLAHAYDAQGNNLEAALLAQGLGFFVAVAPNTELVDCHRTAEAQARQQHRGLWKRPLLRQAREIRAGGFALVEGRVERVERNRGGLWIELDGPLVLHVPLRDVAAFAAVQASLRGARIEARGWVVDRGSRTRRDQARWLMRLSHPAALVVRP; from the coding sequence ATGCAGTTCTCCGAGTACATGAAAAAGGCGTCCCTGGTGGGCGCCTTTTTCGTTTCCGTCACCTGCAGCTTGTCGGTGCAGGCCTTCTGTCCGGCACCGGAGCGCCTGCCTCAGTTCGCGGTAGCGCAGGTCATCGATGGCGATACCCTGCGCCTGACCGACGGCCGCAGCGTCCGCCTGATTGGCCTTAACACGCCGGAGCTGGGACGTAAGGGACGTGCCGCCGAGCCGCTGGCAGACGCGGCGCGTAGCCATCTGCAGCAACTGGTGAAGGCCAGTGACGGTCGGCTCGGTCTGCGCATGGGGGGCGAAGCGCGCGATCGCTACGGTCGCGTGCTGGCGCATGCTTACGATGCGCAGGGAAACAACTTGGAGGCAGCATTGCTGGCGCAGGGGCTCGGCTTCTTCGTCGCGGTGGCGCCCAATACCGAACTGGTCGACTGCCATCGTACTGCCGAGGCGCAGGCGCGCCAACAGCATCGAGGTCTCTGGAAGCGACCGCTGCTGCGCCAGGCGCGGGAAATTCGCGCCGGCGGCTTCGCTCTGGTCGAAGGGCGGGTCGAGCGCGTCGAGCGCAACCGCGGGGGGCTGTGGATCGAGCTTGACGGACCGCTGGTGCTGCACGTGCCGCTACGCGATGTCGCAGCGTTCGCTGCGGTGCAGGCGTCGCTGCGAGGTGCGCGAATCGAGGCGCGCGGCTGGGTGGTCGATCGTGGCTCGCGGACGCGACGCGATCAGGCGCGCTGGCTGATGCGGCTGTCTCATCCGGCGGCGCTTGTCGTTCGTCCGTGA
- a CDS encoding malic enzyme-like NAD(P)-binding protein has product MTDLKTAALDYHSQPRPGKLSVELTKPTATARDLSLAYSPGVAAPVREIARDPELAYRYTGKGNLVAVISDGTAILGLGNLGPLASKPVMEGKGVLFKRFAGVDVFDIEVDAESPQAFIDTVKRISITFGGINLEDIKAPECFEIERALIEQCDIPVFHDDQHGTAIVTAAGMLNALEIAGKTIEEAKIVCLGAGAAATSCMKLLVSIGAKIENIFMVDRKGVIHAGRDDLNQYKAIFAHETDKRTLDDALDGADVFVGLSGANLLSAEGLKRMAADPIVFACSNPDPEISPELAHATRSDVIMATGRSDYPNQVNNVLGFPFIFRGALDVRATRINEEMKIAAALALRDLAKLPVPAEVAAAYGVSDLQFGREYIIPKPMDPRLITLVSDAVAKAAIDSGVATLPYPSNYPLKSVNDVFNG; this is encoded by the coding sequence ATGACTGACCTGAAAACCGCCGCTCTCGACTACCATTCCCAGCCGCGTCCGGGAAAACTGAGTGTCGAGCTGACCAAGCCTACCGCCACCGCCCGCGATCTGTCGCTGGCCTACAGTCCAGGTGTTGCCGCTCCCGTACGAGAAATCGCTCGTGATCCCGAGCTGGCCTACCGCTATACCGGCAAGGGCAATCTGGTCGCTGTGATCTCCGACGGTACCGCGATTCTCGGTCTGGGCAACCTCGGCCCGCTGGCCTCCAAGCCGGTGATGGAGGGCAAGGGTGTGCTGTTCAAGCGCTTCGCCGGCGTCGATGTGTTCGACATCGAGGTGGACGCCGAAAGCCCGCAGGCCTTCATCGACACTGTCAAGCGCATCTCGATCACCTTCGGTGGTATTAACCTGGAAGACATCAAAGCGCCCGAGTGCTTCGAGATCGAGCGCGCGCTTATCGAGCAGTGCGATATTCCAGTCTTCCATGACGATCAGCACGGCACGGCCATCGTGACCGCGGCGGGCATGCTCAACGCGTTGGAGATCGCTGGCAAGACCATCGAAGAGGCAAAAATTGTTTGCCTCGGTGCCGGCGCTGCCGCGACGTCCTGCATGAAGCTGCTGGTCAGCATCGGCGCGAAGATCGAGAACATCTTCATGGTCGACCGCAAGGGCGTGATTCATGCCGGTCGCGACGATCTCAACCAGTACAAGGCGATCTTTGCCCACGAAACCGACAAGCGCACGCTGGACGATGCGCTGGACGGCGCCGATGTGTTCGTCGGCCTGTCCGGGGCCAATCTGCTGAGTGCCGAGGGTCTCAAGCGCATGGCGGCCGATCCGATCGTTTTCGCCTGCTCCAATCCGGATCCGGAGATCAGTCCCGAGCTGGCGCACGCCACCCGTTCCGACGTCATTATGGCCACCGGTCGTTCGGACTACCCGAATCAGGTTAACAACGTGCTTGGCTTCCCGTTCATCTTCCGCGGTGCGCTGGACGTGCGGGCGACCCGCATCAACGAGGAAATGAAGATCGCTGCGGCGCTCGCCCTGCGTGATCTGGCGAAGCTGCCGGTGCCGGCGGAAGTCGCGGCTGCCTATGGCGTGTCCGACCTGCAGTTCGGTCGCGAGTACATCATTCCGAAACCGATGGACCCGCGTCTGATCACGCTGGTATCGGACGCGGTTGCCAAGGCGGCAATCGACAGCGGCGTGGCGACGTTGCCCTATCCGTCGAACTACCCGCTCAAGTCGGTCAACGACGTATTCAACGGCTGA
- a CDS encoding penicillin-binding protein 1A, with protein sequence MRFLKFLFWSCLALFCAFALSLSGAFLYLSPNLPSVDSLRSIQLQIPLRVYSADDKLIAEFGEMRRSPVRFEEIPSDFIQALLAAEDDNFANHYGVDVTGLLRAAAQLLKSGHIQTGGSTITMQVAKNFFLTSERSFSRKINEILLALQIERELTKNEILELYVNKIYLGHRAYGIEAAAQVYYGKSIGELTLAQKAMIAGLPKAPSAFNPLVNPARSKERRDWILGRMYRLGSIDEASYQQAIAEPETARYHGAAPELDAAYIAEMARAEMVGRFGSAAYTDGFRVYTTVSSERQQAANRALFEGLIEYDQRHGYRGPEARLGDKTPAVWLEELAQHRALSGLLPAIVSQVGGEGIKVLLRDGSEHAVSWESMKWARPFLATNSLGPRPQRPADVVARGDLIRIRLDGESATFSQVPVAQAALVSLDPVDGSIEALAGGFSFGQSKYNRAIQAKRQPGSSFKPFVYSAALDAGYTAATLVNDSPIVFVEEGMDRIWRPKNDNNTFLGPIRMREALYKSRNLVSIRLLQSIGIDYTIDYISRFGFQAQDLPRNLSLALGTATLTPMEIATGWTVFANGGYKIEPYLIERVEDREGQQVFAANPTRVPDAPNAATVSTDQVAPAEADTPPRTAEQIIDERTAYIMTSMLQDVITRGTGRRALALGRHDLAGKTGTTNDSIDSWFSGYNADLVTTVWAGFDQPQSLGRHEYGGTVALPIWMKYMGTVLKDLPEHLPAEPAGLLTLRVDPQSGRAATPSTPNAYFELFKSEDSPPSMSELEPGAPVPGSPLPASEAAPIDLF encoded by the coding sequence ATGCGCTTTCTGAAGTTTCTCTTCTGGTCTTGCCTTGCACTTTTTTGCGCATTTGCGCTCAGCCTCAGCGGTGCTTTTCTCTATCTGAGTCCGAACCTGCCGTCCGTGGATTCGCTACGCAGCATCCAGCTGCAGATCCCGCTGCGGGTCTACAGCGCCGATGACAAGCTCATTGCGGAGTTCGGGGAAATGCGTCGTTCTCCTGTTCGCTTCGAGGAGATTCCCAGCGACTTCATCCAGGCGCTGCTGGCCGCCGAAGACGACAATTTCGCAAATCATTATGGCGTCGACGTCACCGGGCTGCTGCGCGCTGCCGCGCAATTATTGAAGAGCGGCCACATTCAGACCGGCGGCAGCACTATCACCATGCAGGTCGCCAAGAACTTCTTCCTGACTAGCGAGCGCAGCTTTTCCCGCAAGATCAATGAAATTCTGCTGGCCCTGCAGATCGAGCGCGAGCTCACCAAGAACGAAATTCTCGAGCTCTACGTGAACAAGATCTACCTGGGTCATCGAGCCTACGGTATCGAGGCGGCGGCGCAGGTCTATTACGGTAAATCGATCGGCGAGCTGACCCTCGCTCAGAAGGCGATGATTGCCGGCCTACCCAAAGCCCCCTCGGCGTTCAATCCACTGGTCAATCCCGCTCGCAGCAAGGAGCGCCGCGACTGGATTCTGGGTCGCATGTATCGATTGGGCTCGATCGATGAGGCCAGCTACCAGCAAGCCATCGCTGAGCCCGAAACCGCACGCTACCATGGCGCTGCGCCGGAGCTGGATGCAGCCTACATCGCCGAAATGGCACGCGCGGAGATGGTCGGCCGCTTCGGCAGTGCAGCCTATACCGATGGCTTTCGCGTCTACACCACCGTCAGCAGTGAGCGGCAACAGGCCGCCAATCGGGCGTTGTTTGAAGGCCTGATCGAATACGACCAACGCCACGGGTACCGGGGTCCCGAGGCTCGCCTGGGTGACAAGACACCAGCTGTCTGGCTTGAAGAACTGGCGCAGCATCGCGCACTTTCCGGCCTGCTCCCGGCAATCGTCAGCCAGGTCGGCGGCGAAGGGATCAAGGTGCTGTTGCGTGACGGCAGCGAACACGCGGTGAGCTGGGAGAGCATGAAATGGGCCCGGCCGTTTCTGGCCACCAACAGCCTTGGTCCTCGCCCCCAGCGACCTGCCGATGTCGTGGCGCGTGGCGACCTGATCCGCATCCGTCTCGATGGCGAGAGTGCCACCTTTAGCCAGGTTCCAGTCGCACAGGCAGCGCTGGTATCGCTGGATCCCGTCGACGGCTCCATCGAAGCATTGGCCGGTGGTTTTTCGTTCGGTCAAAGCAAATATAACCGTGCGATCCAGGCCAAACGCCAGCCGGGCTCGAGCTTCAAACCCTTCGTCTACAGCGCCGCGCTCGACGCGGGCTACACCGCCGCCACGCTCGTTAACGACTCGCCAATCGTCTTCGTGGAAGAAGGGATGGATCGCATCTGGCGACCGAAGAACGACAACAACACCTTCCTCGGTCCTATCCGCATGCGCGAGGCGCTATATAAGTCGCGTAACCTCGTTTCGATCCGGCTACTGCAAAGCATTGGCATCGATTACACCATCGACTACATCAGCCGTTTCGGCTTCCAAGCGCAGGATCTGCCACGCAACCTTTCGCTGGCGCTGGGCACCGCGACGCTCACACCGATGGAGATCGCTACCGGCTGGACCGTGTTCGCCAACGGGGGCTACAAGATCGAGCCCTATCTCATCGAGCGCGTCGAGGATCGCGAAGGCCAGCAGGTCTTCGCCGCCAACCCCACCCGTGTTCCGGATGCGCCGAACGCGGCCACCGTCAGTACGGACCAAGTCGCACCTGCGGAGGCGGACACGCCCCCCCGCACTGCCGAGCAGATCATCGATGAACGAACCGCCTATATCATGACCAGCATGTTGCAGGACGTGATCACTCGCGGTACCGGCCGGCGCGCGCTGGCGCTCGGCCGCCACGACTTAGCCGGTAAGACCGGCACCACCAACGATTCGATCGATAGCTGGTTCTCGGGCTACAACGCGGATCTGGTGACGACGGTCTGGGCCGGCTTCGATCAGCCACAGAGCCTAGGCCGGCACGAGTACGGCGGCACCGTGGCATTGCCCATCTGGATGAAGTACATGGGAACCGTGCTCAAAGATCTTCCAGAACATTTGCCAGCCGAGCCCGCCGGGCTGCTGACACTACGGGTCGATCCGCAGAGCGGCCGTGCAGCAACACCGTCGACGCCGAATGCATATTTCGAGCTATTCAAAAGCGAAGACTCGCCCCCCTCGATGAGCGAACTCGAGCCCGGCGCGCCGGTGCCTGGCAGCCCTTTGCCAGCCAGCGAAGCGGCGCCGATCGACCTGTTCTAG
- a CDS encoding pilus assembly protein PilM — protein MLGLFTKKANTLLGIDISSTSVKLLELSRSGNRYRVEAYAVEPLPPNAVVEKNIVELEGVGQALQRVVARAKVSVKQAAVAVSGSAVITKSIEMESGLSDDELENQLKIEADQYIPYPLEEVAIDFEVQGPAARSPGRVEVLLAACRKENVEIREAALALAGLTAKVVDVEAYALERSYGLLAPMLAGAQGELTVAVVDIGATMTTLSVLHNGRTIYTREQLFGGRQLTEEIQRRYGLSVEEAGLAKKQGGLPDDYDSEVLQPFKEAVVQQVSRSLQFFFAAGQFHDVDYILLAGGTASLPGLDRLIQQKIGTQTLVANPFADMSLSNKVNAGALASDAPALMIACGLAMRSFD, from the coding sequence GTGCTAGGGCTCTTCACGAAGAAAGCGAACACGCTACTTGGGATCGATATTAGTTCGACATCCGTCAAGCTCCTCGAATTGAGCCGCTCGGGTAATCGCTATCGGGTGGAGGCTTACGCCGTTGAGCCATTACCGCCGAATGCCGTCGTCGAGAAGAATATCGTCGAGCTCGAGGGTGTCGGTCAGGCGCTGCAGCGTGTTGTCGCCAGGGCCAAGGTAAGCGTCAAGCAGGCGGCGGTTGCCGTGTCTGGCTCGGCGGTCATTACCAAGAGCATCGAGATGGAGTCCGGCCTCTCGGACGATGAGTTGGAAAATCAGCTCAAGATCGAGGCGGATCAGTACATCCCTTACCCCCTTGAAGAGGTAGCCATCGACTTCGAGGTACAGGGTCCTGCCGCGCGTTCGCCCGGACGTGTAGAAGTGCTGTTGGCAGCCTGTCGCAAAGAAAACGTCGAGATCCGCGAGGCCGCCCTTGCGCTGGCGGGCCTAACTGCGAAGGTGGTGGATGTCGAGGCCTATGCGCTGGAGCGCTCCTACGGCCTGCTTGCTCCGATGTTGGCAGGTGCGCAGGGCGAGCTGACAGTGGCTGTCGTTGATATCGGTGCCACCATGACAACTCTAAGCGTGTTGCACAACGGACGCACCATCTATACGCGCGAGCAGCTATTCGGCGGCCGTCAGCTGACCGAAGAGATTCAGCGGCGTTATGGTTTGTCCGTTGAGGAAGCTGGTTTGGCCAAGAAACAGGGTGGTCTTCCAGATGACTACGACAGCGAGGTGTTGCAGCCGTTCAAGGAGGCGGTGGTGCAACAGGTCTCGCGTTCGCTGCAGTTCTTTTTCGCCGCCGGCCAATTCCATGATGTGGATTACATTTTGCTGGCCGGCGGTACGGCGTCGCTGCCAGGACTCGATCGTCTGATCCAGCAGAAGATCGGTACTCAGACTCTAGTCGCCAATCCCTTTGCCGATATGTCGCTGAGTAACAAGGTCAACGCAGGAGCGCTGGCCAGTGATGCACCGGCGCTGATGATTGCGTGTGGCTTGGCGATGAGGAGTTTCGACTGA
- the pilN gene encoding type 4a pilus biogenesis protein PilN, translating into MARINLLPWREQLREERKQRFLATLAGVLLLAGGLVFLGDRYFQGAIEYQNARNDFVRKEIAVLDARIKEIRELKERRQQLLERMKIIQDLQGNRPVIGRVFDQLVRTLPDGVYFTGLKMTGKNIAIVGAAESNNRVSNLMRNLDGSDWLDAPNLTEVKAVTAGAVDQENVFQLTVQQTQPGVAMEGGKP; encoded by the coding sequence ATGGCACGGATCAACCTGCTTCCCTGGCGCGAGCAGCTGCGCGAGGAGCGTAAGCAGCGCTTCCTGGCGACGTTGGCCGGTGTACTTCTGCTCGCGGGTGGACTTGTCTTCCTCGGTGATCGTTATTTTCAAGGTGCTATCGAGTATCAGAACGCGCGTAACGACTTCGTGCGCAAGGAGATTGCTGTGCTCGATGCGCGTATCAAGGAGATCCGAGAGCTGAAAGAGCGGCGCCAGCAGCTTCTGGAGCGCATGAAGATCATTCAGGATCTACAAGGCAATCGACCGGTTATCGGTCGTGTGTTCGATCAGTTGGTGCGCACCTTGCCCGATGGCGTCTATTTCACCGGCTTGAAGATGACCGGGAAGAACATCGCCATCGTCGGCGCCGCCGAATCGAATAATCGGGTTTCCAACCTGATGCGCAACCTCGATGGGTCAGATTGGCTTGATGCGCCGAACCTCACGGAGGTCAAGGCGGTCACCGCAGGCGCGGTGGATCAGGAAAACGTGTTCCAGCTTACGGTGCAACAGACGCAGCCTGGCGTCGCCATGGAAGGAGGCAAGCCATGA